TGTCATAAGATAATGATAAAATGATTTCAAAGCTACTACCTCTCAATCTCATATACATGATATTAATTGTGTTCATTGTGTTTATATTAACTTTTTATATAACTATGGGTCAATTATTTTCACCTTACTTGTCTCGTGGTACTTTGTTTTACTATCATGCAGTGGGCTTTTATCAAAGAGGAACACAAACTTTTCTAACAGAGTTCTGCAATCCCTTCGTAGCTGAATTATTTAAGTATTTAAAAAGGTACTTAAACAAATTCTCTGCCCTCAATACAAATCCAGCCTCTTGCTGTATTTTCATAAACCTAGTATCAGAAAGAAATCAAAAAAAAAACACGAACAACTAGATAACTATTTTTTACTGTAATTATTTCCACCCAGATCCAACGTGCAACATAGGAGCTACCATTACCTCAATTAGATCATACATATGTTGTACTCACACGCAAGTGTCTACATCAAAAGTCGTATATAAATTACTTCATCTTATTGATGTAATTATTGTAAAAGTAGTACAAGATTGAAGGAGTATACAGTCCTTGTAAATTTTTTTAAATCTGTAATGAGGTGATAGGATGTTAATTAAATGGATCGTTTGTAATGTACCATTACATAATAGAAGACAGTTTTCAATTGCACAAGAACAATGGAGATCACTCCAAAATATAGATGGTTTTCTAGGCCAAATTGGAGGATGGGATATAAATACACCTACTAAAGCATGTATTATCGCTTTGTGGAAGGATCATTCCTCATATAAGTTATTCATGAAGAATAAGCATGATGAAATCATAGAAGGTAATGATCAAATGAACGAATATGATAGTATTAAAGTTGAAATTTTTGAAAACAATTTAAAAGTAATGAACTTTAATATAAGTGAGGTTCTACAAAAAGCAACATTTTTAAACGTCGAAAAAGGCACCTGTACAAAAGAGAGGCAGAACCATTTTGAAAAGAGTCAAAATTCATTATGTGATACAAAAATGAATGAAAATAAAGATATGCTAGGATGGATGTTTAGTAATAATCAGCGTTCATACTTAATAGCTTCATTATGGA
This genomic interval from Bacillus sp. SM2101 contains the following:
- a CDS encoding YdbC family protein, with protein sequence MLIKWIVCNVPLHNRRQFSIAQEQWRSLQNIDGFLGQIGGWDINTPTKACIIALWKDHSSYKLFMKNKHDEIIEGNDQMNEYDSIKVEIFENNLKVMNFNISEVLQKATFLNVEKGTCTKERQNHFEKSQNSLCDTKMNENKDMLGWMFSNNQRSYLIASLWNNIEVDHTYTKKSLPKVNEQLTKRKNSRQMKENLVQLDRSWLVSCNI